The window CCATCCATCACCAATGCAGTTTGGGTATTGTCCAGATGAGGATAACGTTCCTGAACTTTTTTGCTAATGGCCGAGTTGAATCGGTAGTTGGCGATAAAGGACTGTTGTGAACGCTTCCTAAGTTTCAGAATCAAAAAGACGACAAAACAAAGCAAAAGGAGAAACAGAATTCCATTCAGGGTCATAAACCGTCCATAGTAATGTGAGTGGGTTTCAGAAAAGGTAAAAGAGCACGGATCTTATTATATAGCTAAAACTGTTAACCAATTTCAAAGGAAGTTACACCAAATACCTTGTGCAGGGGTATATTTGGTGTGTTGCCGGTGTACATTCTGGCAGTTTCAAAGCTTGCTTGCATATTGTATCGCTTGGCAATATCGATCGCTGCCTGATTAACGGCTGGAATGTCGAGGTAGATAAAATCTGAAGGTGCAACGGTGGCCTTCAGCGCCAGGAACAGGTTTTCGGCGATTTGAGGGTCGTCTGCCACCAGTGGTCCGATCTTGCATCCGCTGCGGCAAGCGCGAATCACGCCATAACCCGCGAGTTCTCCATCTTTTATGATGCCCAGGGCGCGGCTGTCAGGTTGCTCAATCCAGCGTCGTAAAAAATGGGAGCGATTGGCCGGGAAGAAGGGTTGCTCGTAGGCCGCAATAGTGGCAAAGGCCAGCTCAGATAATTCAACCAGATTCGCTTTCCCGGGTACCTGGCCACCGCCATTGCCTTGATAGCGGATATTGCTGTAAGCGAATTTGAAACCCGATTTTTTGTAATTTTCCTGCTGTGTTACCACGCCATCCAGAGCGATATTATGACCCTCCAGAGACTGGATGCCCGCATTCCATATTGCCATGCCGTAGCCTTGGCCCCGGTATTCTGGTTTAACAATGTAGAAACCGAGAAAGCCAAAGGACTCACTGTAGTTAATGACCGAGATCGTGGCGATGGCTTCCTGGCCCAGATAGCCGATAAGAAACCCTTTGGGATCGGTGGCGTAATAGCAATCGGCGTCATGGAGTCCGGGGTTCCAACCTTCATCTGCGGCCC is drawn from Aestuariirhabdus haliotis and contains these coding sequences:
- a CDS encoding GNAT family N-acetyltransferase is translated as MMSTDLTIKTMNRAEVDIAVEWAADEGWNPGLHDADCYYATDPKGFLIGYLGQEAIATISVINYSESFGFLGFYIVKPEYRGQGYGMAIWNAGIQSLEGHNIALDGVVTQQENYKKSGFKFAYSNIRYQGNGGGQVPGKANLVELSELAFATIAAYEQPFFPANRSHFLRRWIEQPDSRALGIIKDGELAGYGVIRACRSGCKIGPLVADDPQIAENLFLALKATVAPSDFIYLDIPAVNQAAIDIAKRYNMQASFETARMYTGNTPNIPLHKVFGVTSFEIG